Proteins encoded in a region of the Bacteroidota bacterium genome:
- a CDS encoding family 43 glycosylhydrolase yields the protein MINRYFIFVLVIIGMFQFKIATAQNPIITHIYAADPSAHVWPGDTTMLWLYTSHDTPGTNHHATMFDYHVFSTKDRVNWTDHGRVLSVDDVSWAVDYAWAIDCVFRHGRYYLIFCMHELKTGIFRTGIAVSDVPQGPFKDIGFIKGVEWGQDPAVFTDDDNRVYLYWGCGGSCMAAELNDDLLSIKPETKVNLSKQLFEVFEGPWVHKFNGKYYLSYPALPKGNWPEEMYYAMADKPLGPYTFKGNYIPKFQGQAGTNHGSIVKFQGKWIAFHHSAIVSRGKSEVRSLMADWLEYNPDGTIKPIVPSRAGISDGVPTHCRIFLEAENGLPSGGKLAGTHVESSVKDFSGKGYVTGFDKRYNYVQVLAQVGEDMKARLKVRLSADQNFAADILIWPNMLDGWNGTKLKKTNGWETVDLGEVQLHQGDNLIRINSHQDVNLRIDYFILEPITK from the coding sequence ATGATAAATCGATATTTTATTTTTGTTTTGGTTATCATTGGAATGTTCCAGTTTAAAATTGCGACTGCTCAAAATCCAATCATCACTCACATTTATGCGGCTGACCCATCCGCCCATGTATGGCCGGGCGATACTACTATGTTGTGGTTGTACACTTCGCACGACACGCCGGGCACCAACCACCATGCTACCATGTTCGATTACCATGTGTTTTCAACCAAAGACCGGGTGAACTGGACAGATCATGGACGGGTACTTTCAGTAGATGATGTTTCGTGGGCTGTGGATTATGCCTGGGCCATTGATTGTGTTTTTCGCCACGGTAGGTATTACCTGATTTTTTGTATGCACGAGCTGAAAACTGGTATTTTTCGCACGGGTATTGCAGTGAGCGATGTTCCGCAGGGACCATTCAAAGATATTGGTTTTATAAAAGGCGTGGAATGGGGTCAGGATCCTGCGGTTTTTACTGATGATGATAACCGGGTTTACCTCTATTGGGGTTGTGGCGGAAGCTGTATGGCTGCCGAATTAAACGACGATCTGTTATCGATTAAACCCGAAACAAAAGTGAACCTGAGTAAGCAGTTGTTTGAAGTATTTGAAGGTCCGTGGGTGCATAAATTCAACGGCAAATATTACTTGTCGTACCCGGCTTTACCCAAGGGAAACTGGCCAGAAGAAATGTATTATGCCATGGCCGATAAACCGCTCGGCCCATATACATTTAAAGGAAATTACATCCCGAAATTCCAGGGACAGGCTGGTACGAATCATGGGTCTATTGTTAAATTTCAGGGTAAATGGATTGCATTTCACCATAGCGCAATAGTTTCGAGAGGCAAAAGTGAAGTGCGAAGTTTGATGGCCGACTGGCTGGAATACAATCCCGACGGAACCATTAAACCAATTGTTCCCAGCCGTGCCGGAATTTCGGACGGAGTGCCAACGCATTGCCGGATTTTCCTGGAAGCCGAGAATGGATTACCCTCAGGAGGCAAACTGGCCGGAACACATGTGGAATCGTCGGTTAAAGATTTTTCAGGCAAAGGCTATGTGACCGGTTTTGATAAACGATACAATTACGTTCAGGTGCTGGCGCAGGTGGGCGAAGACATGAAAGCAAGGCTGAAAGTCCGCCTCTCGGCTGATCAGAATTTTGCCGCCGATATTTTGATCTGGCCAAATATGCTCGATGGCTGGAACGGTACTAAACTCAAGAAAACCAATGGCTGGGAAACCGTTGATCTGGGCGAAGTTCAGTTGCACCAGGGCGATAACCTGATCAGGATAAATTCACATCAGGATGTAAACCTGAGGATTGATTATTTCATTCTTGAACCAATTACCAAATAA
- a CDS encoding type II toxin-antitoxin system RelE/ParE family toxin: MSKVKSHLIFFKKTEDNIMEIIRILHQNMDIENRLKNDD; the protein is encoded by the coding sequence GAATGTCAAAAGTCAAATCTCATTTGATTTTTTTTAAGAAAACAGAAGACAATATTATGGAAATCATCAGAATTTTACATCAAAATATGGATATTGAAAATCGGCTTAAAAATGATGATTAA
- a CDS encoding heavy metal-binding domain-containing protein: protein MKTKIFIMSMAIAAISFVYGCSQNPKSAQANEQAAQTKVVYTCTMHPEVISNKPGKCPKCGMTLVEKKVSVDTLKSQPGDTAKKKIKVKGV, encoded by the coding sequence ATGAAAACGAAGATTTTTATTATGTCGATGGCTATAGCTGCCATATCATTTGTGTACGGATGTTCACAAAATCCCAAAAGTGCCCAGGCAAATGAACAGGCGGCCCAGACCAAAGTGGTTTATACCTGTACCATGCACCCTGAAGTAATCAGTAATAAACCCGGGAAATGCCCCAAATGCGGGATGACCCTGGTTGAGAAAAAAGTATCTGTCGATACGCTTAAATCACAGCCCGGCGATACAGCTAAGAAAAAAATCAAAGTAAAAGGTGTATAG